The following is a genomic window from Abditibacteriaceae bacterium.
AAATCACACGCGCGCAACCGAAGTTTTGCATCGTTTGCGCGAAGTCAATCGAGGGAAGTTTCGAGGTTTCTTCCCAGCCCGAAACCGCCACGAAACCATCCTTGGCGTCGAGGCCCAAAACGATTTGCTCACCAAATTCGGCGAACATCTGCTGTGCCCATTGCGGCTCGCGCGCGGCTTGCGTCCCCAAGATGCAACGCTGAATGCCCGCATCAAGTGCGCGTTGAACGGCGTCTTTGCTGCGAAGGCCGCCGCCGGTTTGGACCGGAATCGACAGCGCGGCGCAGATTTTTTCAATTACGGCGAGGTTGGTTTGCGCTCCGTCGCGTGCACCATCCAAATCGACAACGTGCAAGCGTGTCGCACCATCGTCTTGAAACTGCTTCGCTTGCGCGACCGGATCGTCGCCGTAAACGGTTTCTTCGTCATAGCGGCCCTGAAGCAAACGCACGCATTTGCCGCCGCGCAAGTCGATTGCGGGAATGATTTCAAAC
Proteins encoded in this region:
- the hisA gene encoding 1-(5-phosphoribosyl)-5-[(5-phosphoribosylamino)methylideneamino]imidazole-4-carboxamide isomerase — its product is MFEIIPAIDLRGGKCVRLLQGRYDEETVYGDDPVAQAKQFQDDGATRLHVVDLDGARDGAQTNLAVIEKICAALSIPVQTGGGLRSKDAVQRALDAGIQRCILGTQAAREPQWAQQMFAEFGEQIVLGLDAKDGFVAVSGWEETSKLPSIDFAQTMQNFGCARVIFTDIARDGTLAGPNAEALRAMAEALEIPTIASGGVHKATDVRILKQIPRCEGVIVGKALYEGTATLKQLIHVAKTDD